A DNA window from Solanum lycopersicum chromosome 3, SLM_r2.1 contains the following coding sequences:
- the LOC109119781 gene encoding protein IMPAIRED IN BABA-INDUCED STERILITY 1-like isoform X1 produces MRASGASRNSRKVQKSLQESSNFGIVSTEEAEANIHNGLRNIGGSGHISKGKGATVAGISMKPSYDTVSEASQTTEESQGESIRSVPAQTTSSGTAWAKMRKQDSAASRPHPQANSKSQKLIAFDTSSVLNLANTLYLNMSGNNDFASRINNDARSYNNDAKHSISRQYNHHEQQDSFGSSDIQQSQEMSELYMNKHCYGFYGVFQRLLLVLAFYRPPNDVAPHF; encoded by the exons ATGAGAGCATCAGGAGCttcaagaaattcaagaaaGGTGCAAAAGTCGCTTCAAGAATCGAGCAACTTTGGAATAGTCTCAACAGAG GAGGCTGAAGCCAATATCCATAACGGTCTTCGAAACATTGGTGGTAGTGGCCATATTTCTAAAGGAAAAGGAGCTACTGTGGCAGGCATATCAATGAAACCATCTTATGATACAGTGTCAGAGGCTTCTCAGACGACCGAAGAATCTCAAGGGGAAAGCATCCGATCTGTCCCTGCACAAACAACTTCAAGTGGCACTGCATGGGCAAAAATGAGAAAGCAAGATTCTGCAGCCTCAAGACCCCATCCACAGGCCAACTCAAAAAGTCAAAAGTTGATTGCCTTTGACACATCTAGTGTACTAAACTTAGCCAATACCTTGTATTTAAACATGTCAGGTAATAATGACTTTGCGAGCAGGATCAATAACGATGCCAGAAGCTACAACAATGATGCAAAGCATTCTATTAGCAGGCAATACAATCATCATGAGCAACAAGATTCTTTTGGATCATCTGATATACAGCAGTCACAGGAGATGTCAGAG ctgtatatgaacaaacattgttatgggttttatggagttttccaacgtctccttctagttctggctttttaccgtccgccgaacgacgtagctccgcatttttag
- the LOC109119781 gene encoding protein IMPAIRED IN BABA-INDUCED STERILITY 1-like isoform X2, producing MRASGASRNSRKVQKSLQESSNFGIVSTEEAEANIHNGLRNIGGSGHISKGKGATVAGISMKPSYDTVSEASQTTEESQGESIRSVPAQTTSSGTAWAKMRKQDSAASRPHPQANSKSQKLIAFDTSSVLNLANTLYLNMSGNNDFASRINNDARSYNNDAKHSISRQYNHHEQQDSFGSSDIQQSQEMSEAYCIG from the exons ATGAGAGCATCAGGAGCttcaagaaattcaagaaaGGTGCAAAAGTCGCTTCAAGAATCGAGCAACTTTGGAATAGTCTCAACAGAG GAGGCTGAAGCCAATATCCATAACGGTCTTCGAAACATTGGTGGTAGTGGCCATATTTCTAAAGGAAAAGGAGCTACTGTGGCAGGCATATCAATGAAACCATCTTATGATACAGTGTCAGAGGCTTCTCAGACGACCGAAGAATCTCAAGGGGAAAGCATCCGATCTGTCCCTGCACAAACAACTTCAAGTGGCACTGCATGGGCAAAAATGAGAAAGCAAGATTCTGCAGCCTCAAGACCCCATCCACAGGCCAACTCAAAAAGTCAAAAGTTGATTGCCTTTGACACATCTAGTGTACTAAACTTAGCCAATACCTTGTATTTAAACATGTCAGGTAATAATGACTTTGCGAGCAGGATCAATAACGATGCCAGAAGCTACAACAATGATGCAAAGCATTCTATTAGCAGGCAATACAATCATCATGAGCAACAAGATTCTTTTGGATCATCTGATATACAGCAGTCACAGGAGATGTCAGAG GCTTACTGCATAGGTTGA
- the LOC138347576 gene encoding uncharacterized protein, which translates to MLCVKFYFSGSKYTLWNGRIDKACIFKRLDRILVNQEFLDLFPPSEVQHLIRQGSDHAPLHMSNSDEVPTVKPFRFTNFLSKHKQFKKIVEDNWKDDFVGNSFIELHVKLKNVKRALSTWSKEVFGNFFQQIATLEYIIKLREVQLQINPSVDNRAELSKVEMDLIKYVRLEEDFWWQKAGISGSKKET; encoded by the coding sequence ATGCTCTGTGTGAAGTTCTATTTTTCCGGAAGCAAATATACATTGTGGAATGGTCGAATAGATAAAGCTTGCATATTTAAAAGATTGGATAGGATTTTGGTAAATCAAGAGTTTTTGGATTTGTTTCCTCCATCTGAGGTCCAACATCTTATCAGACAGGGATCAGATCATGCTCCTCTTCATATGAGCAACAGTGATGAAGTTCCAACAGTTAAACCATTCAGATTCACGAATTTTTTGAGCAAGCATAAGCAGTTTAAGAAGATTGTAGAGGATAACTGGAAAGACGACTTTGTTGGTAATTCATTTATTGAATTACACGTTAAACTGAAGAATGTTAAGAGGGCATTATCCACTTGGAGTAAAGAAgtatttggtaatttttttcaacaaattgcCACCTTGGAATACATTATCAAATTAAGGGAGGTGCAGCTACAGATAAACCCATCTGTAGACAATAGGGCGGAATTGAGCAAGGTTGAAATGGATCTAATAAAATATGTGAGGTTGGAGGAGGATTTCTGGTGGCAAAAAGCGGGAATAAGTGGTTCAAAGAAGGAGACATGA